One stretch of Natronobacterium gregoryi SP2 DNA includes these proteins:
- a CDS encoding transposase, whose protein sequence is MTSTILRGDPSIEAFFDVVETETLALFEHLQFEFLTEFDVFAPTPEGRTREHHPPELFRGFLHCYYKDIYGIRPVARELNNDLVWLGCGFNRPPSRDAVDRFLTDLEHVVEEVFEHLVQQAARRGLLDSTFCIDSTDIRAMPTDPDASKNYDPTAEEYYYGYGCTVVSTGAKIPIAAEFTQSKQASQETAMRVTRDALAVKQPMWMLGDSAYDILDWHDYLLSAGVVPVAPYNPRNTDDPLDIEYRVEDRIEIHSESVQLKQSILEETYNRRSQAERTLGACKDCGLGMLRARGRVHARAQVFLALCLRLTVAIANYERGDAPGSTTIRV, encoded by the coding sequence ATGACTTCCACTATTCTACGAGGGGACCCCTCTATTGAGGCGTTTTTCGATGTTGTAGAGACGGAGACGCTCGCGCTGTTCGAGCATCTTCAATTCGAGTTCCTAACCGAATTCGATGTGTTCGCCCCCACTCCCGAAGGGCGAACACGGGAACACCACCCGCCGGAGCTGTTTCGAGGCTTTCTGCACTGCTACTATAAGGACATCTACGGTATCCGCCCGGTTGCACGCGAACTCAACAACGACCTCGTTTGGCTCGGATGTGGTTTCAACCGACCACCCTCACGAGACGCGGTCGACCGCTTTCTCACCGACCTCGAACACGTCGTCGAGGAAGTTTTCGAGCACCTCGTCCAGCAGGCCGCTCGACGGGGCCTGCTCGACTCGACATTTTGTATCGATTCGACCGACATCCGGGCTATGCCCACTGATCCCGACGCCTCGAAGAACTACGACCCAACTGCCGAGGAATACTACTACGGCTACGGCTGCACGGTAGTCTCGACCGGCGCAAAGATTCCAATTGCGGCGGAGTTCACCCAGAGCAAGCAGGCATCACAAGAGACGGCGATGCGTGTTACCCGTGACGCGCTCGCCGTCAAGCAGCCGATGTGGATGCTCGGCGACAGTGCCTACGATATCCTCGACTGGCACGACTATTTGCTGAGTGCAGGAGTGGTGCCTGTCGCGCCGTACAACCCGCGCAATACCGATGACCCGCTCGACATCGAGTACAGGGTCGAAGACCGCATTGAGATTCACAGCGAGAGTGTCCAGCTCAAGCAATCAATTCTAGAAGAGACGTATAACCGCCGGTCACAGGCCGAGCGAACGCTCGGAGCCTGCAAGGACTGCGGCCTCGGGATGCTGCGCGCCAGAGGCCGCGTCCACGCGAGAGCTCAAGTCTTCCTCGCGCTATGTCTCCGGCTGACCGTCGCAATCGCAAACTACGAGCGCGGGGATGCTCCGGGAAGCACGACCATCAGGGTATGA
- a CDS encoding DJ-1/PfpI family protein, with protein sequence MTKQILLLAGDFVEDYEVMVPFQALQMIGYDVHTVCPEKEGGDSCPTAIHDFEGDQTYTEKPGHEFELNHDFDAVDPTEYDALVVPGGRAPEYLRTYDDVLEIVQHFFEAEKPVASLCHGLQILAAADVLEGRTCTAYPALEADVIAAGAEWEDDVTRDENLVTAQAWPDHPEWLAEFLEVLGTDIDHAEPAAADD encoded by the coding sequence ATGACCAAACAGATACTCCTCCTCGCCGGCGACTTCGTCGAGGATTACGAGGTAATGGTACCGTTTCAGGCACTCCAGATGATCGGCTACGACGTCCACACGGTGTGTCCGGAGAAAGAGGGCGGCGACAGCTGTCCGACTGCGATCCACGACTTCGAGGGAGACCAGACGTATACCGAGAAGCCGGGCCACGAGTTCGAACTAAATCACGACTTCGACGCCGTCGATCCGACCGAGTACGACGCGCTGGTCGTCCCCGGCGGCCGCGCCCCCGAGTACCTCCGGACGTACGACGACGTCCTCGAGATCGTCCAGCACTTCTTCGAGGCAGAGAAACCCGTCGCGTCGCTGTGCCACGGCCTGCAGATACTCGCGGCAGCCGACGTTCTTGAGGGCCGAACCTGTACCGCGTATCCGGCACTCGAGGCCGACGTAATCGCCGCGGGTGCCGAGTGGGAAGACGACGTCACCCGCGACGAAAACCTCGTGACGGCGCAGGCCTGGCCGGACCATCCCGAGTGGCTCGCCGAGTTCCTCGAGGTGCTCGGAACCGACATCGACCACGCCGAGCCTGCCGCGGCGGACGACTGA
- a CDS encoding ABC transporter permease, giving the protein MSDITDEGHISGDNTAQKAPGNSSMSDMRISLKRWLIKTSRNPFVTFSSLIQPVIFFVLMAAVLGAIVDDLLAQTVGDNINYITFLTPAIVIQSALAAAAVSGIGLVNDMDTGMFEKLLASPIDRGAMLLGKVLSEVIRIAIQTTIIFLLGYVMLYLQSGASVGSYHRTGLLGFVGVIAVAVIFGGAFMAFSNIIALITHDQEATTMIATLLTFPLLFISSAFVPLEVLPGWIQSLAVVNPITYGVDGVRAFMLGQDVMTVFNVTAFSGLWNTVIPAVAVLIGFNVVLGGTAVYLLNRASKTKVQ; this is encoded by the coding sequence ATGAGCGACATCACCGATGAGGGCCATATCTCGGGAGATAATACCGCGCAGAAAGCCCCGGGAAATAGCTCCATGTCAGATATGCGAATCAGTCTAAAAAGATGGCTAATCAAGACATCCCGAAATCCTTTCGTGACGTTCTCGTCGCTGATCCAGCCAGTCATCTTCTTTGTGTTGATGGCTGCAGTCCTCGGCGCGATTGTCGATGATCTGCTCGCCCAGACAGTTGGTGACAATATCAACTACATTACATTCCTTACCCCAGCTATCGTGATTCAGTCTGCACTCGCTGCCGCAGCGGTTTCCGGTATTGGGTTAGTCAACGACATGGACACAGGAATGTTCGAGAAACTCCTCGCCTCGCCAATAGACAGGGGTGCAATGCTCCTCGGCAAGGTTCTGTCGGAGGTGATTCGAATTGCTATTCAGACTACGATCATTTTCTTGCTTGGTTACGTGATGCTCTACCTACAGTCAGGTGCGTCGGTTGGGAGCTATCACCGGACGGGACTGCTGGGATTCGTTGGCGTCATCGCGGTCGCAGTAATATTCGGTGGTGCGTTCATGGCGTTCTCGAATATCATTGCGCTCATTACACATGATCAGGAGGCGACGACCATGATTGCCACCCTTCTGACGTTCCCGTTGTTGTTCATCTCTAGTGCGTTTGTCCCGCTTGAGGTCCTTCCAGGGTGGATCCAGTCTCTCGCAGTAGTCAACCCCATCACCTACGGTGTTGACGGTGTCCGAGCGTTCATGCTCGGACAAGATGTGATGACGGTGTTCAATGTAACAGCCTTCTCAGGTCTCTGGAATACGGTAATTCCTGCTGTCGCCGTTCTCATCGGTTTCAACGTCGTTCTCGGAGGGACTGCCGTCTACTTGCTCAACCGAGCTTCCAAAACCAAAGTCCAGTAA
- a CDS encoding NAD(P)/FAD-dependent oxidoreductase: protein MVRNQHDVVVVGGGVAGCFAAATAAVEGVDVVQLERKSRQKGGFIACGDAMKSPRDPSNYPGPIDMDAIASDEAVLVDSNIDRIEFWDDAVGVRKVLPYEDGSNVVDRYEFGQRLLEQAADLGVEQHYDTVVNEVVQNGRVTGVKAIRDGEPVTYGCDVLIDAAGAQSILQDMVGFESLDTPGDPTFEVPQYTHFGSAYREIIETDEPVEYHDAIVGKPLEELGYIWYFPRTPTEINVGLGFQMNKEPIPLVDRLRRDVETRPEYQKAAVAEKFDGKNKLGSAIALRRPLDSMVAPGYLAAGGAAGTTHPITGKGIRGAAYSGYSAGRAAVEAIEDGDFSEHGLWEHNRWLYREHGEAAKLASWDAYNVAANSIDVNVLRALTALLPEKEIRGIVGTSTEVDDLKSKLFVGAGLARNALSEFRAGTFDTLGVSKSELYDAIRSVGQTRDHVTAYERQYEAYPEDRSGFESWLSDRNRIDRDFYDALDLSTDEQKY, encoded by the coding sequence ATGGTTCGCAACCAACACGATGTCGTCGTTGTCGGGGGCGGAGTGGCGGGCTGTTTTGCGGCTGCAACGGCTGCTGTCGAGGGGGTCGACGTAGTCCAACTCGAGCGCAAGTCTCGTCAAAAAGGCGGGTTTATCGCATGCGGCGATGCGATGAAGAGCCCTCGAGATCCGAGCAACTATCCGGGGCCGATCGACATGGACGCGATCGCCAGCGACGAGGCTGTCCTCGTCGACAGCAACATCGACCGGATCGAGTTCTGGGACGACGCCGTCGGCGTTCGAAAGGTCTTGCCCTACGAGGACGGGAGCAACGTCGTCGATCGCTACGAGTTCGGCCAGCGACTGCTCGAGCAGGCTGCCGACCTGGGTGTCGAGCAACACTACGACACGGTGGTCAACGAGGTCGTCCAGAACGGTCGTGTCACGGGTGTCAAAGCGATTCGCGACGGCGAGCCAGTCACTTACGGCTGTGACGTGTTGATCGACGCTGCCGGAGCGCAGTCGATTCTGCAGGACATGGTTGGCTTCGAGAGTCTCGACACGCCTGGTGACCCGACGTTCGAGGTTCCACAGTACACTCACTTCGGGTCGGCTTACCGCGAGATCATCGAGACGGACGAACCGGTAGAGTACCACGACGCCATCGTCGGAAAGCCCCTGGAAGAACTGGGATACATCTGGTATTTCCCGCGCACGCCGACGGAGATCAACGTCGGTTTGGGGTTCCAGATGAACAAGGAACCGATCCCGCTCGTCGACCGTTTGCGCCGCGACGTCGAGACCCGTCCCGAGTACCAGAAGGCGGCCGTCGCAGAGAAGTTTGACGGAAAGAACAAGCTTGGGTCGGCGATCGCGCTCCGTCGTCCGCTGGATTCGATGGTCGCGCCAGGCTACCTGGCTGCAGGTGGCGCGGCGGGGACGACGCATCCGATTACGGGGAAGGGGATTCGTGGGGCAGCGTACTCCGGTTACTCGGCCGGGCGTGCCGCCGTAGAGGCGATCGAGGACGGAGACTTCTCCGAGCACGGGCTCTGGGAGCACAACCGGTGGCTGTACCGGGAACACGGAGAGGCGGCGAAACTCGCCTCGTGGGACGCGTACAACGTCGCCGCGAACTCGATCGACGTGAACGTTCTTCGTGCACTGACGGCCTTGCTCCCGGAAAAAGAGATTCGGGGGATCGTCGGCACGTCGACGGAAGTCGACGACCTCAAGAGCAAACTCTTCGTCGGCGCAGGTCTCGCCAGAAACGCCCTCTCGGAGTTTCGTGCGGGAACCTTCGATACGCTCGGTGTGAGCAAGAGCGAACTGTACGACGCGATCCGCAGCGTCGGGCAAACGCGTGACCACGTCACCGCCTACGAGCGGCAGTACGAGGCCTACCCGGAAGATCGATCGGGGTTCGAAAGCTGGCTTTCGGACCGTAACCGCATCGATCGCGACTTCTACGACGCCCTCGACTTGTCGACTGACGAACAAAAGTACTGA
- a CDS encoding GNAT family N-acetyltransferase, translating into MDIERLDLEEWDSALPASGTAVEAFHDPDALAVLDAHTDAEMRLYGAFKGQQAVGLLPVFVEVKAVGRTVFSPPVSMGVPRLGPVIDPNSPKRRKWERINAELAAGVLADLEVDRRSTLFRMTCPVGYDDPRPYGWNDLSVEPEFTYVVDLEGCADVEDAMAGFSKSLRNEMRRYDELDLRIETEGIDAALRIYDDVVDQYAEYDDEAPMTKPFLRDLLATLDDDRWRAYVARTPDGDYESGILTLFSNDLAYYWQGGVASSYEGVSVNNLLHHQILDDIVTDSELESITGYDLVGANTERLCEYKGKFNGKLRPYYVVESSGLEMQMAKMAYQRVSGSLK; encoded by the coding sequence ATGGACATCGAACGACTGGATCTCGAGGAGTGGGACTCGGCGCTGCCCGCTTCGGGCACGGCCGTCGAGGCGTTCCACGATCCGGACGCACTCGCAGTGCTCGACGCACACACCGACGCCGAGATGCGGCTGTACGGTGCGTTCAAGGGTCAGCAGGCTGTCGGTCTCCTCCCCGTCTTCGTCGAGGTCAAGGCCGTCGGACGAACCGTCTTCTCGCCACCCGTCTCGATGGGTGTGCCGCGACTCGGGCCCGTCATCGACCCGAACAGCCCGAAACGTCGCAAGTGGGAGCGGATCAACGCAGAACTGGCGGCGGGCGTCTTAGCGGACCTCGAGGTCGACCGGCGCTCGACGCTGTTCCGGATGACCTGCCCCGTCGGCTACGACGATCCGCGACCCTACGGCTGGAACGACCTCTCGGTCGAACCCGAGTTCACGTACGTCGTCGACCTCGAGGGCTGTGCCGACGTCGAGGACGCGATGGCCGGCTTCAGCAAGAGCCTGCGAAACGAGATGCGACGGTACGACGAACTGGACCTGCGAATCGAGACGGAGGGGATCGACGCCGCGCTCCGGATCTACGACGACGTCGTCGACCAGTACGCCGAGTACGACGACGAGGCTCCGATGACGAAGCCGTTCCTCCGGGACCTGCTCGCGACGCTCGACGACGATCGATGGCGGGCGTACGTCGCCCGGACGCCCGACGGCGACTACGAGAGCGGTATCCTCACGCTGTTCTCGAACGACCTGGCCTACTACTGGCAGGGTGGCGTAGCTTCCTCGTACGAGGGCGTCAGCGTCAACAACCTCCTGCACCACCAGATACTCGACGACATCGTCACCGACTCCGAACTCGAGTCGATCACGGGATACGACCTCGTCGGCGCGAACACGGAACGGCTCTGTGAGTACAAAGGGAAGTTCAACGGCAAGTTACGGCCCTACTACGTCGTCGAATCGTCGGGACTCGAGATGCAGATGGCGAAGATGGCTTACCAGCGGGTGAGTGGGTCGCTAAAGTAA
- a CDS encoding RNA-guided endonuclease InsQ/TnpB family protein has translation MYYAYKYRLKPSDAHREELDRHRDICRQLYNHTLYRLNEYQDEHGELPSMTALRSELPDLKKWWDDLSDVYSKVLQTVVERLFDNLKGLSKLKENGYGVGQLKWKPPREFRSFTYSQSGFKLDKKGGQTVLSLSKLADIPIRLHRAIPDVYESDSSRAAHQKSPISEDDAKLKQVTIKKEPTGEWFATFGVEMDREPPEPPENPEKCVGIDVGILKYAHDTDGTAVRSLALSDERERLEREQRKLSRKQHGSNNYEKQRRRVAECHADLRRKRRDFLHKLSNYYAQEYDFAAVEDLNVKGMMESPSNSRNTASAAWRTFLSLLEYKCEREGTHFVTVNPRGTTKECASCGVSTEKPLWVREHSCPACSFDADRDANAVVRRSLTGSKIARDFATVWNILSRGFEDVGVGDSESTPVETALPVDTPVSAKRVVEAGSPTLKERTASAVSE, from the coding sequence ATGTACTACGCCTACAAGTACCGTCTCAAGCCGTCCGACGCCCACCGAGAAGAGTTGGACCGCCACCGAGACATTTGTAGGCAACTATACAACCACACGCTCTACCGCCTCAACGAGTACCAAGACGAACATGGAGAACTGCCGTCCATGACCGCCCTGCGGTCGGAGCTTCCCGACCTCAAGAAGTGGTGGGACGACCTCTCAGACGTGTACTCGAAGGTTCTCCAAACCGTCGTGGAACGTCTGTTCGACAACCTCAAAGGACTCTCCAAACTCAAGGAGAACGGCTACGGCGTCGGTCAACTCAAGTGGAAGCCACCACGCGAGTTCCGCAGTTTCACGTACAGTCAGTCTGGCTTCAAGCTCGACAAGAAGGGCGGTCAGACTGTCCTCTCACTCTCGAAACTCGCGGACATACCAATTCGACTCCACCGCGCTATCCCCGACGTTTACGAGAGCGACAGCTCTCGTGCAGCCCATCAAAAATCTCCGATTTCTGAGGACGACGCGAAGCTCAAACAAGTCACGATCAAGAAGGAACCGACAGGCGAGTGGTTCGCCACCTTCGGCGTCGAAATGGACCGTGAACCACCCGAACCGCCTGAGAACCCCGAGAAGTGCGTCGGTATCGACGTGGGGATTCTCAAGTACGCCCACGACACCGACGGCACGGCGGTCAGGTCGCTCGCCCTCTCGGACGAACGTGAACGCTTGGAACGAGAGCAACGGAAACTCTCGCGGAAGCAACACGGGTCGAACAACTATGAGAAGCAACGACGGCGCGTGGCGGAGTGTCATGCCGACCTCCGACGGAAGCGCCGCGACTTCCTCCACAAACTCTCGAACTACTACGCTCAGGAATACGACTTCGCTGCGGTCGAAGACCTGAACGTCAAGGGGATGATGGAGTCGCCGTCGAACAGCCGCAACACGGCGTCTGCCGCGTGGCGGACGTTCCTCTCGTTGCTCGAATACAAGTGTGAGCGCGAGGGGACACACTTCGTCACGGTCAACCCGAGAGGGACGACCAAGGAGTGTGCATCCTGTGGTGTTTCGACAGAAAAGCCGTTGTGGGTCCGTGAACATTCCTGTCCCGCCTGCAGTTTCGACGCGGACAGGGACGCGAACGCGGTCGTCAGACGCAGTCTGACGGGCAGCAAAATCGCTCGCGATTTTGCGACGGTGTGGAACATTCTTTCTCGCGGCTTCGAAGACGTAGGAGTGGGAGACTCCGAATCAACGCCTGTGGAGACTGCGCTCCCTGTGGATACGCCTGTATCTGCAAAGCGCGTCGTGGAAGCAGGAAGCCCTACCCTCAAAGAGCGAACGGCGTCAGCCGTGAGCGAGTAG
- a CDS encoding helix-turn-helix domain-containing protein, whose protein sequence is MGLIAEYEITCEHLPLVAIAGDVPEATLDIELQPNHGNHPPFIVHATHETPASIEQAFESSSFVAEHTLVGQAGETCQYQVLPALGIEAQLGEQIEDLSELRALATTDSIIERIRVTPTGWIQSGWFRDRAVLDEFRTFWQRNGEFTLRRLTYDGEAEEAGDGLTDHQREALRIAYEMGHFDIPRTATLDEVAAELGITASSLSERLRRAQTHLIETTVASTWPPLPQ, encoded by the coding sequence ATGGGCCTCATCGCTGAATACGAAATCACTTGTGAACATCTCCCGCTCGTGGCGATTGCAGGAGATGTTCCGGAAGCAACGCTGGATATCGAACTTCAGCCGAATCATGGCAATCATCCACCGTTTATCGTTCACGCGACGCATGAAACACCCGCGTCTATTGAGCAAGCCTTCGAGTCGTCATCGTTCGTGGCGGAGCACACTCTGGTCGGACAGGCAGGTGAAACGTGTCAATATCAGGTTTTGCCAGCTCTGGGGATAGAAGCACAACTCGGTGAGCAGATCGAGGACCTCTCAGAGCTCCGTGCACTCGCTACCACCGACTCCATTATTGAACGAATCCGCGTCACGCCGACCGGCTGGATACAAAGCGGGTGGTTCAGAGATAGAGCAGTGTTGGACGAATTTCGTACGTTCTGGCAGCGTAACGGCGAATTTACCTTGCGACGACTCACTTACGATGGAGAGGCTGAAGAAGCGGGAGACGGACTCACTGACCACCAGCGCGAGGCACTCCGAATCGCCTACGAGATGGGCCACTTCGACATCCCTCGAACGGCAACGCTTGACGAGGTCGCTGCCGAACTCGGGATTACTGCCTCGTCACTCTCCGAGCGCCTCCGCCGAGCACAGACCCACCTCATCGAAACAACCGTTGCCTCGACATGGCCACCGCTACCCCAGTGA
- a CDS encoding ABC transporter ATP-binding protein produces METDSSCKSNNEELAINADGIHVTYPDGTEAVRDVTLSVEKGEFFGFLGPNGAGKTTTIKTFVTLLHPNRGSVTINGYDVKTEPQAVSESIGYMAQETSVDEELTARENLRFACNVYGVPPSERGERIEELLDLVGLTDVADKRAENYSGGMKKRLDAATVLVHRPPLVFLDEPTTGLDPEARMHLWNHFKQLNEHGTTVFLTTQYLEEVDRLCDRLSVIQDGEIIATDTPEALKSAVGGDILDLTLEDSSRQARERAIEVVRESDALETPSIETTSDGFTITAENAREAASELFVSLHEANVIVTGFDVRSPTLDDVFLKLTSKNPEASNGDETNEQGALASGQGVAE; encoded by the coding sequence GTGGAGACCGATAGCTCGTGCAAGTCAAATAATGAGGAACTCGCAATCAATGCCGACGGGATACATGTTACGTACCCAGATGGCACCGAAGCCGTTCGTGATGTCACTCTCTCTGTTGAGAAAGGGGAGTTCTTTGGCTTCTTAGGACCTAACGGTGCCGGAAAGACGACCACTATCAAAACCTTCGTAACACTGCTCCACCCAAATCGGGGTTCAGTGACAATTAACGGATATGATGTCAAAACGGAGCCACAAGCTGTGTCTGAATCTATCGGCTATATGGCTCAAGAGACCAGTGTCGATGAGGAACTCACCGCGCGTGAGAACCTCCGGTTTGCTTGCAACGTGTATGGTGTTCCACCATCCGAACGAGGCGAACGTATTGAAGAACTGCTCGATTTAGTCGGTCTCACAGATGTTGCCGACAAGCGGGCAGAGAATTATTCTGGTGGAATGAAAAAACGCCTGGACGCTGCCACTGTCCTCGTGCATCGACCTCCGCTGGTGTTCCTTGATGAGCCGACGACCGGTCTCGACCCCGAAGCTAGAATGCACCTCTGGAATCACTTTAAGCAACTCAATGAGCACGGAACGACGGTGTTTCTCACAACACAGTATCTCGAAGAAGTGGACCGGCTCTGTGACCGTCTGTCCGTGATTCAGGACGGTGAAATCATCGCAACTGACACTCCGGAAGCACTCAAATCGGCTGTCGGTGGCGACATTCTCGATCTAACACTGGAAGACTCGTCTAGACAGGCGAGAGAACGAGCAATAGAAGTTGTGCGGGAATCAGATGCGCTCGAAACCCCGAGTATCGAAACGACGAGCGACGGGTTCACCATCACAGCCGAAAATGCTCGGGAGGCCGCGAGTGAACTTTTCGTCTCACTTCACGAGGCTAACGTTATCGTTACTGGATTCGATGTCCGGTCACCCACGCTAGATGATGTGTTCCTCAAGCTCACTAGCAAGAACCCGGAGGCCTCTAATGGAGACGAGACGAACGAACAAGGAGCTCTTGCCTCGGGTCAGGGGGTGGCCGAATGA
- a CDS encoding MoaD/ThiS family protein — translation MQLECVFFGPFRDAVGEKSVYHEVDAEPATVGDLLADLEVTYSDLEGELLADDEKGLAGDTVVTVDERNVGHLDGLETELDEASVVRMIPSVYGG, via the coding sequence GTGCAACTCGAGTGCGTCTTCTTCGGCCCGTTCCGGGACGCTGTCGGCGAGAAGAGCGTCTACCACGAGGTCGACGCCGAACCGGCAACGGTCGGCGACCTCCTCGCGGATCTGGAGGTGACGTACTCCGACCTCGAGGGTGAACTGCTCGCCGACGACGAGAAGGGGCTGGCGGGTGATACGGTCGTTACCGTCGACGAACGAAACGTCGGTCACCTCGACGGCCTCGAGACGGAACTCGACGAAGCGTCCGTAGTGCGGATGATTCCGTCGGTGTACGGCGGCTGA